The Burkholderia cepacia genomic interval GTGATGCGCGAGGCCGACGGCATGCTCGTGTTCGTCGAGGTGCGCGCGCGGCGCAGCGTCCGGCATGGCGGCGCGGCCGCGAGTGTCGGCTGGCGCAAGCGGCGGCGCCTGGTGGCGGCCGCGCTGCAGTTCTGGGCGCGGCACGGCGCCGGTGCCGCGTGCCGCTTCGACGTCGTCGCGTTCGAGGCCGGGCGGCTCGTATGGCTGCGCGACGCATTTCGTGCCGACGAGGCGTAGCCGCGAGCTGTGACGAGATGTAAAGAGTTCTTGCCGGACCCCCGGAGACCATGCCGGAGTACGGTAAACTCGCCGCACCCACGATGTCGCGCGATGCGTGCCGCGCGCCCAGTTCACCAGGAATCGATGTCAGTCGAACGTATTCAGCAACATTTCCACGACAGCGCCGCGCTTCACGCCGAAGCGGCCGACGCGCTGTCGCTGCCGATCGCAGCCGCGGTCGATGCGATGTTCGCCGCGCTGGCGAACGGCAACAAGATCGTCGCGTGCGGTGACGGCCCGTCGGCCGCTGCCGCGCACTACCTCGCCGTGTCGCTCGTCGGCGGCTTCGAGCGCGAGCGTCCGGGCCTGCCCGCGATCGCGCTGGCCACCGACGCGTCGCAGGGCGGCCTCGCGGGCGCGGTGTCCGCCGAGCAACTGTTCGCCCAGCAGGTGCGCGTACTCGGCCAGACCGGCGACATCCTGCTGGTGCTCGATCCGGGCGGCGCGTCGCCGCGCGTGCTGGCGGCGATCGACGAAGCGCACGAACGCGAGATGACCGTCGTCGCGCTCACCGGCGGCAGCAGCCTTGCGCTGGCGGCCGTGCTGTCCGACACCGATATTCCGATCAGCGTGCCCGCCGTTCGCGCGGCGCGCATCCACGAAGTCCATCTGCTGACCATCCACTGCCTGTGCGACGGCATCGACGCGATGCTGCTGGGTGAGGATTGAACGAAGGAGAGCCGTCGATGAATCAAAGCCGCGTCAAACAGACGCTCGTCAGAACCACGCTGCTCGCCGCGCTGACGGCGGGCCTCGTCGTGTCGCTGCAGGGTTGTGTGCTCGGGATCGTCGGCGCAGCGGCCGGCGGCGGCGCGCTGGTCGCGACCGACCGCCGTACGCTCGGCGCGCAGACGGAGGACCGGGAGATCCAGGTCAAGTCGCTCACGCAGATCAACAACGGGCTGCCCGACCAGTCGCATGTGAACGTCACGGTATTCAACCGCCGCGTACTGCTGACCGGCGAAGTGCCGAACGATGCATCGAAGCAGCGTGCCGAAGAAATCGTGCGCGGCATCAACAACGTGAACGGCATCGTCAACGAGCTGTCGGTCGAGCCGGCGTCGTCGCTGTCGTCGCGCGCGAACGACTCGTACCTCGAAGGGCGCGTGAAGTCCGAGCTGATCGCGACGAAGGGCATCTCGGCGAACTACTACAAGGTGGTCAGCGAACGCGGCAACCTTTACCTGATGGGGCTCGTGACGGTCGACGAGGGCAATCGCGGCGCGGAAGCCGCCAGCCAGGTGCCCGGCGTCGAGAAGGTCGTGAAGGTGTTCCAGTACGTGAAGCCGCAGGACGCGCAGGCGCTGCAGGCGGCGTCGCCCGCGAGCGGCGCGTCCGCGGCGTCGGCTGACGGCGCGACGGTGGGCGCCGTGCCCGACGCGTCGGTGCAGTCCACGCCGCTGCAACCGCCCGCGCCGATCTCGAATTCGTCGAACGTGCACCCGGGCAACCCGAAGGCGGCACCGCAATGAAGCTGAAGCAGTGGATTCAAGGCGCCGCAGCCGCGGCGCTCGTGGCGGGCACGCTGGGCGCCGCGCACGCGGATGTCGGCGACGGCCTGAAGGTGGCGCGCGGCAATGCGTGCATGGGCTGCCACGCGGTCGACCGCAAGCTCGTCGGCCCGTCGTTCAAGGAAATCGCCGCCCGCTACAAGGCCGATCCGCAGGCCGTGGCAAAGCTGTCGAAGAAGGTGAAGGAAGGTGGCTCCGGTGTCTGGGGTGCGATTCCGATGCCGGCGCATCCGCGCATGAGCGACGCCGACGCGCGTTCGGTGGTCGAATGGGTGCTGGCCGGCGCGCCGTCAAAGTAATTTGACACTATTGCCACGCGCGCGAAAGTGTGTGTATGATGTTTGCTTGTTGGGGCGGTAGCTCAGCTGGGAGAGCGTCGCGTTCGCAATGCGAAGGTCGGGAGTTCGATCCTCCTCCGCTCCACCACATTCAAGTCTGGAGACATCCAGCGAAGGCCGGAAAGTCCTTGTTGCACAAGGCTTCCGGCCTTTTTTACGTCCATGACGCCAGGCCGACCGGGAAGAATTATCGCCTGTTCGACGGTGGCGGCCTTTATCTCGAAATTGCTCCCGCCGCTACTTCTGCGGGTGTCTCGACCATATGCGGGCCGGGTTCGCCGGTGTGCGCGATCGTGCTGATTGCGACGAATGGCCTAGCGGGCGCCAGCCTCGCCGAGAAAGGCAACGAGCGTTACCAGCAAGAGCTTCGGGAATTCATGAAATGGCCGATTCGGTAAGCGCACGCGAGCGCCGCAACTGCTGGCTGGTCATGTCGGACCTGTTCGTCGACAACGAAGTCGATTACAAGGCCGTGGCCGAAGCCCTGGTCCGCGACTGTCCGAACATGGACCGCGCCGAGTTGAAGCGCACGTTGTTCGAGGAGGTGGCGCCCGTGCTGGGCACCAACGGACTGACGCCGGCCCCCAGCGTATGGATGGGATTCGATGGCGATGCCGTCATGCGTGACGTCGCCGAGCGGCTGACGCAACAGCACCTGTCGTTCTATCGCCGTGTCACGGGCGGCATTTGGAGCACCATGTGCCGCTTCCTCTTCCGCTCCTGGTGGGCTGAACTCGAGCGCGAGCTCAAGACGCTCGGTAAGGCTTAGCGCTATGCCCACACGGCTTCGTCGGGACGTGCGCGTTCCACGTCGTCAGGCGCCCCGCACAAAGCTCGGCCTTTTCGGATCGTAACTCCATCCCGGCACGAGATACCGCATCGCGACCGCGTCGTCGCGCGCCGTCCCGCCGACCGCCTTGTACAACGCATTGGCGGCCTCGACCTGCGTCATGTCGAGCTCGATCCCGAGCCCCGGCCGTTCCGGCACGGCCACCTTGCCGCCGACGATCGCGAGCGGCTCGCGCGTGAGCCGCGCGTCGCCTTCCTGCCAGATCCAGTGCGTGTCGATCGCGGTGATCGTGCCGGGCGCGGCGGCCGCCGCATGCGTGAACATCGAGAGCGACACGTCGAAGTGGTTGTTCGAGTGCGAGCCCCACGTGAGCCCCCAGTCGCGGCACAGCTGCGCGAGCCGCACCGAGCCCTGCATCGTCCAGAAATGCGGATCGGCGAGCGGGATGTCGACGGCCTGCAGCCGCACCGCGTGATCCATCTGCCGCCAGTCGGTCGCGATCATGTTGGTCGCGGTCGGAATTCCCGTTGCGCGGCGGAATTCGGCCATCACCTCGCGGCCCGAATAGCCGCCTTCCGGCCCGCACGGATCCTCCGCATACGCGAGCAGGTGTCCTTGCCCTCGGCACAGCGCGACGGCCTCGTCGAGCGACCACGCGCCGTTCGGGTCGAGCGTCGCGCGCGCGTCGGGGAAGCGCGCCTTGATCGCGGCGATCGCTGCCATCTCGTCGGCGCCGGCCATCACGCCGCCCTTCAGCTTGAAATCGACGAAGCCGTAGCGCTCGACGGCGGCTTCCGCCTGTTGCGCGATCGCGGCCGGCGTGAGCGCCTCCTCGTTGCGCAGCCGGAACCACGCGCTCGGCGCATGCGTTTCGTCACGATACGGCAGATCGGTGCGCCGTCGGTCGCCGACGTAGAACAGATAAGCGAGCATCGGCACCGCGTCGCGCTGCTGCCCTTCGCCGAGCAGCGCGGCGACGGGCACGTCGAGATGCTGCCCGAGCAGGTCGAGCAGCGCCGCCTCGATCGCGGTGATCACGTTGTCGAGCCGCAGGTTGATCTCGTGCGGCTGGCGCAGCACCGCCGCCTCGCCGGCCGACGTCACCTCGTGCCGGATCGTGCGGCCCGCACCCGGGCCCGCGCCGGACAGCGCCGCGCGCACCGCGTTGAGGGTGGCCTGATAGCGCCCGATCGACTGGCCGACCACGAGATCCGTCATGCGCTCGAGCGCGTGGCGGATGCCTTCGCCGCCCGGCACTTCGCCGACGCCCGCATGTCCGCTGCTGTCGTCGAGGATCACGAGGTTGCGCGTGAAGTATGGCGCGTGCGCGCCGCACAGGTTGAGCAGCATGCTGTCGCGGCCGGCGACGGGAATCACCTGCATGCGGGTCACCAGCGGGGTGTCCGGCGTCGGGCCGGCGCTGCGGGGTTCGGACATTGCTTGGCTCCTGGTCTTGATCGATGCAGATTTTGAATCGTCGCGCTATGCCCGTTCGTGCGCGCCGGCCACGTGCCGCACGAGGAACTCGACGGCGGCGCGCACGCCGGGCAACTGGCCGCGCCGATGCGGCATCAGCAGCGTCGTGGTCACCTGCCCGGCGTGCCACGCGGGCAGCACGCGCGCGAGCGCGCC includes:
- a CDS encoding YraN family protein codes for the protein MCHAAPARPGDGRGLPRAGDNFSGAARSKPVGAAFEQRARQFLERRGLVFVAANVTMRGGELDLVMREADGMLVFVEVRARRSVRHGGAAASVGWRKRRRLVAAALQFWARHGAGAACRFDVVAFEAGRLVWLRDAFRADEA
- a CDS encoding SIS domain-containing protein; translated protein: MSVERIQQHFHDSAALHAEAADALSLPIAAAVDAMFAALANGNKIVACGDGPSAAAAHYLAVSLVGGFERERPGLPAIALATDASQGGLAGAVSAEQLFAQQVRVLGQTGDILLVLDPGGASPRVLAAIDEAHEREMTVVALTGGSSLALAAVLSDTDIPISVPAVRAARIHEVHLLTIHCLCDGIDAMLLGED
- a CDS encoding BON domain-containing protein, coding for MNQSRVKQTLVRTTLLAALTAGLVVSLQGCVLGIVGAAAGGGALVATDRRTLGAQTEDREIQVKSLTQINNGLPDQSHVNVTVFNRRVLLTGEVPNDASKQRAEEIVRGINNVNGIVNELSVEPASSLSSRANDSYLEGRVKSELIATKGISANYYKVVSERGNLYLMGLVTVDEGNRGAEAASQVPGVEKVVKVFQYVKPQDAQALQAASPASGASAASADGATVGAVPDASVQSTPLQPPAPISNSSNVHPGNPKAAPQ
- a CDS encoding c-type cytochrome; the encoded protein is MKLKQWIQGAAAAALVAGTLGAAHADVGDGLKVARGNACMGCHAVDRKLVGPSFKEIAARYKADPQAVAKLSKKVKEGGSGVWGAIPMPAHPRMSDADARSVVEWVLAGAPSK
- a CDS encoding DUF7079 family protein, translated to MADSVSARERRNCWLVMSDLFVDNEVDYKAVAEALVRDCPNMDRAELKRTLFEEVAPVLGTNGLTPAPSVWMGFDGDAVMRDVAERLTQQHLSFYRRVTGGIWSTMCRFLFRSWWAELERELKTLGKA
- a CDS encoding enolase C-terminal domain-like protein, giving the protein MSEPRSAGPTPDTPLVTRMQVIPVAGRDSMLLNLCGAHAPYFTRNLVILDDSSGHAGVGEVPGGEGIRHALERMTDLVVGQSIGRYQATLNAVRAALSGAGPGAGRTIRHEVTSAGEAAVLRQPHEINLRLDNVITAIEAALLDLLGQHLDVPVAALLGEGQQRDAVPMLAYLFYVGDRRRTDLPYRDETHAPSAWFRLRNEEALTPAAIAQQAEAAVERYGFVDFKLKGGVMAGADEMAAIAAIKARFPDARATLDPNGAWSLDEAVALCRGQGHLLAYAEDPCGPEGGYSGREVMAEFRRATGIPTATNMIATDWRQMDHAVRLQAVDIPLADPHFWTMQGSVRLAQLCRDWGLTWGSHSNNHFDVSLSMFTHAAAAAPGTITAIDTHWIWQEGDARLTREPLAIVGGKVAVPERPGLGIELDMTQVEAANALYKAVGGTARDDAVAMRYLVPGWSYDPKRPSFVRGA